A single region of the Manihot esculenta cultivar AM560-2 chromosome 12, M.esculenta_v8, whole genome shotgun sequence genome encodes:
- the LOC110627907 gene encoding uncharacterized protein LOC110627907 produces MFTEGLDESAINWIKQGSDVQEPRIRSPLSPLTEKLCSHDPFPKSPTDPLQKSPLLYNSNNFSSSHLLPPLKFHSGLLTPHSLVAPCLDDNDNESVASVSDYVGGNYSEEEENVGVIDADYLEKPVSHFYEEEEEEEILGNRPTRKLNRGLLKEDLKIVVPDNFRRFTTDCDLGIRKAVLKNSTPVGSCPLRERVQMRNAHAVFDENYGHKTNDFKEAGDLGTPSAPPIMETRGEEKSFVVEAEMQKTGVEVFESREADHFDGSKESLVDRTSQSMPSSEFVARLEKTMAGEKEETMPYWQTSSLDYSTSGQYAWQTLIAYDACIRLCLHAWARGCTEAPEFLLDECLLLRSAFGLHNFLLQPRGVQPIEVKTMNNAEQTFPSKPKKVVGKIRVEVRKLRIIPRRKLKSTYSQRSAIYMQVGKEYARHVSSLVKNGMNSLKLASFSVTSEEQLSCLFQLKSASEDAQLEQGSTISLHPGSGEYHVFFPESEGDALLVEVQDAKQSVQGRATIQISSLNDNLSDRIRWWPLFHDDQECVGKIQLSIGSTITCDENNNIKSGPVVETLAYNLLLEAAMRAQHFHSRNLRLHGPWKWLLTAFADYYGVSDSYTKLRYLSHVMNVATPTKDCLELVYELLVPIIKARGEKSLTRQEKSLLLDCETQIESLLANVFENYKALDENSPTGLADLFGPVQDSAAPALAPAVEVYTFLHDILSQDAQTMLRNYLQRAAKQRCRKHMIETDEFVSNNSEGFLMDSITISTAYLKMKNLCMSIGKEIQADIKIHNQHIFPSSIDLSNITAAVYSTELCNRLRSFLCAWPPSSPQPHVNELLTAIADFERDLDLWNISPVQGGIDSKGLFHSYIMVWVQDMQLNLLDQCKAEKVPWAGVTTNHSTSPFAEEMYEKIKDSLVEYEVVINRWPQYSLILENAVADAERAIIKALERQYNDILTPLKDSIPKRLNMHVQKLTRRQSTALYSVPNQLGVFLNTIKRILDVLHCRVEDILKSWASYLPVMGDRKSLFGEQMNGITVLLRTKYKNYLQATVEKLVQNMQANRSTRLKRILEEIKEEDGESEVRERMQMLSSQLIDSISNLHEVFTGRIFVAACRGLWDRMGQIVLKFLEGRKENRVWYNGSCYALGILDDTFASEMQRLLGNSLQDKDVEPPRSVIEARSILCRDATNAADTSTYFYV; encoded by the exons ATGTTCACTGAAGGTCTAGATGAAAGCGCAATCAACTGGATCAAGCAG GGATCAGATGTTCAAGAACCTCGAATTCGTTCTCCTTTGTCCCCATTAACCGAGAAACTATGTTCTCACGACCCATTTCCAAAATCTCCTACAGACCCACTCCAGAAATCTCCACTTTTATATAATTCCAATAATTTTAGTTCTTCCCATTTGTTACCTCCTCTTAAATTCCACTCTGGCTTGCTAACTCCTCACAGCTTAGTAGCTCCTTGCCTAGACGACAATGATAATGAAAGCGTGGCATCAGTTTCGGATTATGTGGGCGGAAACTACTCGGAGGAAGAAGAGAACGTGGGAGTTATTGACGCTGATTACTTGGAGAAGCCAGTTTCGCACTTctatgaggaggaggaggaggaggagatacTTGGGAACAGGCCTACAAGGAAGTTGAATAGAGGGTTGTTGAAAGAAGATCTGAAAATTGTTGTTCCAGACAATTTTAGAAGGTTTACCACAGACTGTGATCTGGGCATTAGAAAAGCTGTCCTTAAGAATTCGACCCCAGTTGGGAGTTGTCCACTTCGAGAGAGAGTCCAGATGCGCAATGCACATGCAGTATTTGAT GAGAATTATGGTCACAAAACAAACGACTTTAAAGAAGCCGGAGATTTGGGTACTCCAAGTGCACCTCCAATCATGGAAACCAGGGGagaagaaaagagttttgtagTTGAAGCTGAAATGCAAAAAACTGGCGTTGAAGTTTTCGAATCAAGAGAAGCAGATCATTTTGATGGAAGTAAGGAAAGTCTAGTAGATCGAACATCCCAATCAATGCCCAGCAGTGAATTTGTTGCAAG GCTAGAGAAGACAATGGctggagaaaaagaagaaacgaTGCCTTATTGGCAGACAAGCTCATTGGATTATAGCACAAG TGGTCAATATGCTTGGCAAACTCTCATAGCTTATGATGCATGTATCCGCTTATGTCTCCATGCATGGGCTAGGGGATGTACTGAGGCTCCTGAATTTCTGCTTGATGAGTGTTTGCTTCTTCGAAGCGCCTTTGG ACTACACAATTTTTTGTTGCAACCGCGAGGTGTACAACCGATAGAAGTCAAAACTATGAATAATGCAGAACAAACATTCCCTTCAAAACCAAAGAAGGTCGTCGGGAAGATAAGAGTTGAGG TAAGGAAACTTCGAATAATACCTAGGCGAAAGCTGAAGAGCACATACTCTCAGCGCAGTGCAATCTACATGCAAGTGGGGAAAGAGTATGCTCGGCATGTTTCATCATTAGTGAAAAATGGCATGAATTCTCTTAAACTAGCTTCATTTTCAGTGACATCAGAAG AGCAACTGTCGTGCTTATTCCAACTGAAAAGCGCCAGTGAAGATGCACAACTTGAACAAGGTTCTACCATTTCCTTACACCCAGGAAGTGGAGAGTACCATGTGTT tttcCCAGAGAGTGAAGGAGATGCTCTTTTAGTAGAAGTCCAGGATGCAAAACAATCAGTCCAAGGTCGAGCTACAATTCAAATTTCATCATTGAATGATAATCTT AGTGACAGAATTCGGTGGTGGCCCTTATTTCATGATGATCAAGAATGTGTTGGGAAGATACAACTCTCAATTGGTAGTACAATTACATGTGACgagaataataatataaag AGTGGCCCTGTTGTGGAAACTCTAGCTTATAATCTACTGTTGGAGGCTGCTATGCGTGCACAACATTTTCATTCACGAAACTTGCGATTGCATGGACCTTGGAAGTGGCTGTTGACCGCATTTGCAGACTATTATGGTGTTTCTGATTCATATACAAAATTGAG ATATCTTTCACATGTCATGAATGTTGCCACTCCAACTAAAGACTGCTTAGAGTTGGTATACGAGTTACTTGTACCCATCATAAAGGCTAGGGGAGAGAAAAGTTTGACTAGACAAGAG AAAAGTTTATTATTAGATTGTGAAACACAAATTGAGAGTCTGTTGGCAAATGTTTTCGAGAACTACAAGGCTCTGGATGAAAACTCTCCCACGGGGTTGGCAGACCTGTTTGGTCCAGTGCAGGATTCTGCTGCACCAGCTTTAGCTCCTGCTGTTGAAGTCTACACCTTTCTTCATGACATACTATCTCAAGATGCACAGACTATGCTGAGAAACTATTTGCAG AGAGCAGCTAAGCAAAGGTGTCGGAAGCACATGATTGAGACTGATGAGTTTGTATCTAACAACTCTGAAGGTTTCCTCATGGATTCCATTACAATCTCAACAGCTTATTTGAAAATGAAGAATCTCTGTATGAGTATTGGCAAAGAAATTCAGGCAGacatcaaaatacacaaccagCATATATTCCCAAG CTCAATTGACTTGTCAAACATCACCGCTGCCGTCTACAGCACTGAGTTGTGCAACAGGCTTAGAAGTTTCCTATGTGCCTGGCCTCCATCTAGCCCACAGCCACATGTAAATGAACTTCTGACAGCAATCGCTGATTTTGAACGAGATCTTGATCTGTGGAATATCAG TCCAGTGCAGGGTGGTATAGACTCTAAGGGCTTGTTCCACAGTTACATAATGGTGTGGGTGCAGGATATGCAACTTAACTTGCTTGACCAGTGCAAAGCTGAAAAA GTGCCATGGGCTGGAGTAACAACAAATCATTCCACCTCTCCATTTGCTGAAGAAATGTATGAGAAAATAAAGGATTCCCTTGTTGAGTATGAAGTGGTGATCAATCGGTGGCCTCAGTATTCACTGATTTTGGAAAAT GCTGTCGCCGATGCGGAAAGAGCAATCATTAAGGCATTAGAGAGGCAATACAATGACATCTTAACTCCTTTGAAAGACAGCATTCCAAAAAGGCTTAATATGCATGTTCAGAAACTGACAAGAAGACAATCAACAGCACTCTATTCTGTACCTAACCAA TTGGGGGTTTTTCTGAATACCATCAAGAGAATTCTGGATGTCTTGCATTGTAGAGTGGAGGACATCTTGAAGTCTTGGGCGTCCTATCTGCCTGTCATGGGAGATAGAAAATCACTCTTTGGAGAGCAGATGAATGGAATCACAGTTCTGTTGAGaacaaaatacaaaaattatcTCCAGGCAACAGTTGAAAAGCTTGTCCAGAAT ATGCAAGCTAACAGGAGCACACGACTCAAAAGAATATTGGAGGAAATAAAGGAAGAAGATGGAGAGTCTGAGGTCCGTGAAAGAATGCAGATGCTGAGTTCACAACTCATTGACTCTATATCTAACTTGCATGAGGTCTTCACCGGTAGGATATTTGTTGCGGCCTGTCGTGGATTGTGGGACAGGATGGGACAG attgttttgaagtttttggaaggaagaaaagaaaacagGGTTTGGTATAACGGCTCCTGTTATGCTTTAGGG ATATTGGACGATACATTCGCTTCAGAAATGCAGAGACTGCTTGGAAATTCACTTCAAGACAAGGATGTAGAGCCACCTCGCTCAGTAATTGAAGCTCGATCTATTCTTTGCAGAGATGCAACAAATGCAGCTGATACATCTACCTACTTCTACGTTTAG
- the LOC110627837 gene encoding uncharacterized protein LOC110627837 yields the protein MKNLYKKGKVHPSTPSVSHHLSLLPTTILTLAAALSDEDKQVLAYLISCCGTSNPKSTSFTGQRKTTLPTGDDHYGDDGGGNHDPLFECNCFSCYMSFWALWDTSPNRQLIHEIIEAYEEELFQKKKKSLKKKKKEKSKRVRHESKENFEEKALQEELESVEKNSSGEIEAVQPEAEKGTVRKIASFIGEKFWEIWSRG from the coding sequence ATGAAGAATCTCTATAAGAAAGGCAAAGTTCACCCATCGACGCCGTCCGTCTCCCACCACTTATCGCTGCTTCCGACAACAATTCTCACTCTCGCAGCTGCTCTCTCAGATGAGGACAAACAAGTTTTAGCCTACCTTATCTCCTGCTGCGGAACCTCCAACCCTAAATCTACCAGCTTCACCGGTCAACGGAAAACTACTCTTCCCACTGGCGATGATCATTATGGCGATGACGGCGGCGGGAACCATGATCCATTGTTTGAATGTAATTGTTTTAGTTGTTACATGAGTTTTTGGGCGCTTTGGGACACTTCACCTAACCGTCAACTGATACACGAGATCATTGAAGCTTATGAAGAAGAGTTGTttcagaaaaagaagaagagcctgaagaagaagaagaaggagaaaagtAAGCGAGTTCGCCATGAGTCAAAAGAGAATTTTGAAGAGAAGGCGTTGCAGGAAGAGTTGGAATCGGTGGAGAAGAATTCCTCCGGTGAGATTGAAGCTGTTCAGCCGGAAGCCGAGAAAGGTACGGTGAGGAAGATTGCAAGCTTCATTGGAGAGAAATTTTGGGAAATTTGGAGCAGGggttaa
- the LOC110628174 gene encoding centromere/kinetochore protein zw10 homolog isoform X1, translating into MDALFDAINVRDLLSTGDLTDSTSPLSAPDLRLLITRLESYSLQIKSRVQSYLLSHHSDFSALFSLCNDAVLQTNQINEKVADLMGLLSNPPVDVEIRAIVEEASAKMREVRVKRQLLELVRAIVGISDRLRDVRVALKKGQLKFAAEEVRDLKKALRIGDEDEKDPVVYGLLRKEWLDCFEEIQDVLVRFMEIAIRFEPNSGGIRVKYRLSMDGIAGVDFHTVLEALEVIGILDYGLAKVADQMIKFVITPAVNSRSSISFVEDSEKVSGETAEAVLKMVPPFNPKMEDVDGENIYSGIIQVVKFIYERICFQNVSWNQVFGRLTWTRISDLIISSFLSKAVPEDASKLADFQKIIKVTSEFENGLKEMKFISATDSTDQKLSNFAENVEIHFATRKKMEILAKARNLLLGCDFSIPQDYTSEGPPVKSAGLAVNSSEHVVDLLFLSERCVVSKAASQLMELVHKTLQDVCLSSPRVALEFYRAARDAMLLYEAVIPVKLERQLDGINQVAVLMHNDCLYLSQEILGLAFEYRSDFPNCIKEQAVFVDMAPRFHIMSEKILHRQIQLVIFNLKEAIDGADGFQNTHQIKQFESAKFSIDQVVFILEKVRLIWEPLLLPSIYKKSTCIVLESVFSRMVRDILLLDDMAAEETLQLQRLIHLMLESLTSLMESLTAIIQKEKLEEYSRFPLDDLIPSLCKIRKLAELLDMPLKSIMTAWESGELLSSGFTTLEVEDFIKAIFADSPLRKECLWRIENVGL; encoded by the exons ATGGACGCTTTGTTCGACGCGATTAACGTCCGAGACCTACTGTCCACCGGCGACCTCACGGACTCGACCTCCCCACTTTCTGCCCCCGATCTCCGCCTCCTCATAACCAGGCTCGAATCTTATTCTCTCCAAATCAAGTCCAGAGTCCAATCTTACCTCCTTTCTCACCACAGCGACTTCTCGGCTCTCTTCTCCCTCTGCAACGACGCTGTTCTACAGACTAATCAAATCAATGAGAAGGTGGCGGATCTTATGGGCTTGCTTTCTAATCCTCCTGTGGATGTTGAGATTAGGGCGATTGTTGAGGAAGCGAGTGCGAAGATGAGGGAGGTGAGGGTGAAGAGGCAACTGTTGGAGTTGGTGAGGGCGATCGTGGGAATAAGTGACAGGTTAAGAGATGTAAGAGTGGCATTGAAGAAGGGACAGCTGAAATTTGCTGCTGAGGAAGTAAGGGACTTGAAGAAGGCCTTGAGGATTGGTGATGAGGATGAGAAGGATCCTGTGGTGTACGGCTTGTTAAGGAAGGAGTGGCTTGATTGCTTTGAAGAG ATTCAAGATGTGCTTGTGAGGTTCATGGAAATTGCAATACGGTTTGAGCCAAATTCTGGTGGAATTCGGGTCAAGTATCGGCTGAGCATGGATGGAATTGCTGGGGTTGACTTTCACACAGTTTTGGAAGCATTGGAA GTGATTGGTATTTTGGATTATGGGCTTGCTAAAGTGGCTGACCAGATGATCAAGTTTGTTATCACCCCTGCTGTAAATTCTCGATCGTCTATTTCATTTGTAGAAGATTCTGAAAAAGTATCAGGAGAAACAGCTGAGGCAGTGTTAAAGATGGTACCACCATTTAATCCAAAG ATGGAAGATGTGGATGGTGAGAATATATATTCAGGGATCATTCAGGTTGTAAAGTTTATTTACGAACGCATATGCTTCCAAAATGTTTCTTGGAATCAAGTTTTTGGAAGATTGACATGGACCAGGATATCTGATTTGATTATTTCTAGCTTCCTCTCCAAG GCGGTTCCTGAAGATGCTTCAAAACTTGCTGACTTTCAGAAGATCATCAAAGTCACATCTGAGTTTGAGAATGGTTTAAAAGAAATGAAATTTATTTCAGCAACTGATAGCACAGATCAAAAGTTGAGCAATTTTGCCGAAAACGTTGAGATTCACTTTGCAACTAGGAAGAAGATGGAAATTTTGGCAAAAGCTAGAAATTTGCTTTTAGGATGTGATTTTTCCATTCCACAA GATTATACAAGTGAAGGACCTCCAGTGAAGAGTGCTGGACTAGCTGTAAATTCTTCTGAGCATGTTGTTGATTTGCTCTTTCTATCTGAGAGGTGTGTGGTGTCCAAAGCAGCTTCCCAACTTATGGAGCTAGTGCATAAGACGCTTCAG GATGTTTGTTTGTCATCTCCAAGAGTTGCACTTGAATTCTATCGTGCAGCAAGGGATGCTATGCTTCTTTATGAGGCTGTTATTCCTGTTAAG CTAGAAAGGCAGCTTGATGGCATTAACCAGGTTGCTGTTCTTATGCACAATGACTGTCTTTATCTATCTCAAGAGATATTAGGACTGGCATTTGAG TATAGGTCAGACTTCCCAAATTGTATTAAGGAGCAAGCTGTTTTTGTTGACATGGCTCCACGATTTCATATAATGTCAGAGAAGATATTACATAGACAAATCCAacttgtaatttttaatttgaaagag GCCATAGATGGTGCTGATGGTTTTCAGAATACTCATCAAATCAAACAATTTGAGTCTGCAAAGTTTAGTATAGATCAG GTGGTTTTTATTCTTGAAAAAGTACGTCTTATATGGGAGCCACTGTTGCTGCCATCCATTTACAAGAAAAGCACATGCATAGTTTTAGAGTCGGTTTTTTCTAGAATGGTGAGAGACATACTTCTTCTAGATGATATGGCAGCCGAGGAAACATTACAG CTTCAAAGACTCATCCATCTGATGTTGGAAAGCCTAACTTCTTTGATGGAGTCCTTGACTGCTATCATCCAAAAGGAGAAGTTGGAAGAGTATTCTAGATTTCCTTTAGATGATCTCATACCATCTTTATGTAAAATTCGCAAACTTGCAG AATTACTCGACATGCCCTTGAAATCCATTATGACAGCTTGGGAGAGCGGGGAACTTCTCAGCTCTGGCTTTACAACATTAGAG GTTGAAGATTTCATTAAAGCCATATTTGCAGATTCACCGTTGAGAAAGGAATGCCTATGGAGAATAGAAAATGTCGGCTTGTAA
- the LOC110628174 gene encoding centromere/kinetochore protein zw10 homolog isoform X2, with translation MDALFDAINVRDLLSTGDLTDSTSPLSAPDLRLLITRLESYSLQIKSRVQSYLLSHHSDFSALFSLCNDAVLQTNQINEKVADLMGLLSNPPVDVEIRAIVEEASAKMREVRVKRQLLELVRAIVGISDRLRDVRVALKKGQLKFAAEEVRDLKKALRIGDEDEKDPVVYGLLRKEWLDCFEEIQDVLVRFMEIAIRFEPNSGGIRVKYRLSMDGIAGVDFHTVLEALEVIGILDYGLAKVADQMIKFVITPAVNSRSSISFVEDSEKVSGETAEAVLKMVPPFNPKMEDVDGENIYSGIIQVVKFIYERICFQNVSWNQVFGRLTWTRISDLIISSFLSKAVPEDASKLADFQKIIKVTSEFENGLKEMKFISATDSTDQKLSNFAENVEIHFATRKKMEILAKARNLLLGCDFSIPQDYTSEGPPVKSAGLAVNSSEHVVDLLFLSERCVVSKAASQLMELVHKTLQDVCLSSPRVALEFYRAARDAMLLYEAVIPVKLERQLDGINQVAVLMHNDCLYLSQEILGLAFEYRSDFPNCIKEQAVFVDMAPRFHIMSEKILHRQIQLVIFNLKEAIDGADGFQNTHQIKQFESAKFSIDQYVLYGSHCCCHPFTRKAHA, from the exons ATGGACGCTTTGTTCGACGCGATTAACGTCCGAGACCTACTGTCCACCGGCGACCTCACGGACTCGACCTCCCCACTTTCTGCCCCCGATCTCCGCCTCCTCATAACCAGGCTCGAATCTTATTCTCTCCAAATCAAGTCCAGAGTCCAATCTTACCTCCTTTCTCACCACAGCGACTTCTCGGCTCTCTTCTCCCTCTGCAACGACGCTGTTCTACAGACTAATCAAATCAATGAGAAGGTGGCGGATCTTATGGGCTTGCTTTCTAATCCTCCTGTGGATGTTGAGATTAGGGCGATTGTTGAGGAAGCGAGTGCGAAGATGAGGGAGGTGAGGGTGAAGAGGCAACTGTTGGAGTTGGTGAGGGCGATCGTGGGAATAAGTGACAGGTTAAGAGATGTAAGAGTGGCATTGAAGAAGGGACAGCTGAAATTTGCTGCTGAGGAAGTAAGGGACTTGAAGAAGGCCTTGAGGATTGGTGATGAGGATGAGAAGGATCCTGTGGTGTACGGCTTGTTAAGGAAGGAGTGGCTTGATTGCTTTGAAGAG ATTCAAGATGTGCTTGTGAGGTTCATGGAAATTGCAATACGGTTTGAGCCAAATTCTGGTGGAATTCGGGTCAAGTATCGGCTGAGCATGGATGGAATTGCTGGGGTTGACTTTCACACAGTTTTGGAAGCATTGGAA GTGATTGGTATTTTGGATTATGGGCTTGCTAAAGTGGCTGACCAGATGATCAAGTTTGTTATCACCCCTGCTGTAAATTCTCGATCGTCTATTTCATTTGTAGAAGATTCTGAAAAAGTATCAGGAGAAACAGCTGAGGCAGTGTTAAAGATGGTACCACCATTTAATCCAAAG ATGGAAGATGTGGATGGTGAGAATATATATTCAGGGATCATTCAGGTTGTAAAGTTTATTTACGAACGCATATGCTTCCAAAATGTTTCTTGGAATCAAGTTTTTGGAAGATTGACATGGACCAGGATATCTGATTTGATTATTTCTAGCTTCCTCTCCAAG GCGGTTCCTGAAGATGCTTCAAAACTTGCTGACTTTCAGAAGATCATCAAAGTCACATCTGAGTTTGAGAATGGTTTAAAAGAAATGAAATTTATTTCAGCAACTGATAGCACAGATCAAAAGTTGAGCAATTTTGCCGAAAACGTTGAGATTCACTTTGCAACTAGGAAGAAGATGGAAATTTTGGCAAAAGCTAGAAATTTGCTTTTAGGATGTGATTTTTCCATTCCACAA GATTATACAAGTGAAGGACCTCCAGTGAAGAGTGCTGGACTAGCTGTAAATTCTTCTGAGCATGTTGTTGATTTGCTCTTTCTATCTGAGAGGTGTGTGGTGTCCAAAGCAGCTTCCCAACTTATGGAGCTAGTGCATAAGACGCTTCAG GATGTTTGTTTGTCATCTCCAAGAGTTGCACTTGAATTCTATCGTGCAGCAAGGGATGCTATGCTTCTTTATGAGGCTGTTATTCCTGTTAAG CTAGAAAGGCAGCTTGATGGCATTAACCAGGTTGCTGTTCTTATGCACAATGACTGTCTTTATCTATCTCAAGAGATATTAGGACTGGCATTTGAG TATAGGTCAGACTTCCCAAATTGTATTAAGGAGCAAGCTGTTTTTGTTGACATGGCTCCACGATTTCATATAATGTCAGAGAAGATATTACATAGACAAATCCAacttgtaatttttaatttgaaagag GCCATAGATGGTGCTGATGGTTTTCAGAATACTCATCAAATCAAACAATTTGAGTCTGCAAAGTTTAGTATAGATCAG TACGTCTTATATGGGAGCCACTGTTGCTGCCATCCATTTACAAGAAAAGCACATGCATAG